Proteins from a genomic interval of Eriocheir sinensis breed Jianghai 21 unplaced genomic scaffold, ASM2467909v1 Scaffold1086, whole genome shotgun sequence:
- the LOC126989172 gene encoding hexokinase-1-like yields the protein MSATRSPLQLPRLNLSDPEKQRKVESLLSPLILTEEKQKRVRSVFLEEMRLGLASNPERQSSLLMENTFIPELVDGTENGEYLALDLGGTNFRVIYVLMKEGKFVEEVVDYFAVPLETRLGPGEELFDFLAQCLWEFIHAKKLTGRNLKLGFTFSFPMTQKSLDVGILASWTKSFNCSGVVGRDAVKMLNDAIQRRGDMDITVSAILNDTTGTLVMGAYLDHRCAIGMILGTGSNGAYIEKVERIEKWHGIHTEKEMLVDIEWGAFGDNGVLDFIRTQWDRAVDDQSLLVNSYTFEKYYGGKYMGDLFREVLLTLAKEGLLGRGDVGKLGTHGAITTTTVSQIDGESFQGAHGVAEKMLEEIGLPTGEDDLQLVKYAAGLVSYRGCVLVSLLVGILLNRMERPHCTVAIDGSLFRHHPRFRPLMEHLISSYAPGRSFDLRQAHDGSGKGAALIAAIAQRLKTHEADSGSAKKSKKTSAVNHVSSASTKLSNGVSAQ from the exons gttgAGTCCCTCCTCTCCCCGCTGATTCTGacggaggagaagcagaagagagtTCGATCCGTTTTCCTGGAGGAGATGAGACTCGGCCTGGCATCGAACCCTGAACGCCAATCCTCCCTATTGATGGAGAATACCTTTATACCGGAGCTCGTCGAtggcacag AAAACGGAGAATACCTCGCCCTCGATCTCGGGGGGACTAACTTCAGGGTGATCTACGTACtgatgaaggaggggaagttTGTCGAAGAg GTCGTGGACTACTTCGCGGTGCCTCTGGAGACTCGCTTGGGCCCCGGCGAGGAACTCTTCGACTTCCTTGCGCAGTGCCTCTGGGAGTTCATCCACGCGAAGAAGTTGACGGGGCGGAACTTGAAACTGG gCTTCACCTTCTCGTTCCCCATGACGCAGAAGAGCCTGGACGTCGGTATCCTCGCCTCCTGGACCAAGTCGTTCAACTGCTCCGGCGTGGTGGGTCGCGACGCCGTCAAGATGCTCAACGATGCGATTCAGCGGCGCGGCGACATGGACATTACGGTGTCGGCGATCCTCAACGACACGACGG GTACCCTCGTGATGGGCGCCTATTTAGACCACCGGTGCGCCATAGGTATGATCTTGGGCACAGGATCCAACGGCGCCTACATCGAGAAGGTGGAGCGGATCGAAAAGTGGCACGGGATCCACACGGAGAAGGAG ATGTTGGTGGACATTGAATGGGGTGCCTTTGGCGATAACGGTGTGCTGGATTTCATCAGGACGCAGTGGGACCGAGCCGTGGATGACCAGTCGCTCCTCGTCAACTCCTACAC ctttgaAAAATACTACGGTGGAAAATATATGGGGGACCTGTTCCGTGAGGTGCTTCTGACCCTAGCCAAAGAGGGACTGCTGGGGCGCGGGGACGTCGGGAAGCTGGGTACCCACggagccatcaccaccaccaccgtgtccCAAATTGATGG ggAGAGCTTCCAGGGGGCCCACGGGGTAGCAGAGAAGATGCTGGAGGAGATCGGATTGCCCACAGGGGAGGATGACTTACAGCTTGTGAAATATGCAGCGGGCCTTGTGTCCTACCGTGGCTGTGTGCTCGTGTCCTTAT tGGTGGGGATCCTTCTCAATCGCATGGAGCGGCCGCATTGCACGGTTGCCATCGACGGGTCTCTCTTCCGCCACCATCCACGCTTCAGGCCCCTCATGGAACACCTCATATCCAGCTACGCCCCTGGGAgatcg TTCGACCTCCGCCAGGCCCACGACGGCTCCGGGAAAGGCGCAGCGCTCATCGCGGCCATCGCTCAGCGCCTCAAGACTCACGAAGCGGACAGCGGCAGCgcgaagaagagcaagaagaccaGCGCCGTCAACCACGTCAGCAGCGCGAGTACGAAGCTCAGCAATGGAGTCAGCgcgcagtag